Proteins encoded by one window of Salvia splendens isolate huo1 chromosome 14, SspV2, whole genome shotgun sequence:
- the LOC121764240 gene encoding fibrous sheath CABYR-binding protein-like — MGKKAWAKKIKPTSTRREETPESPPPREGRSSSPQPEPQLPEPTPQAPTMVSLEAMAEFLRQQDPNRDWAAALAGFSQIRGKWSMTGETPSEPIVQSTVQPPSSIPTSSEISPGRESPPIIAPPESADPSQTPQQSDSMEVDPISAHYDSDAEEREARRREEEKGQKGGDEPEKTPTAEPIPHEAAREEIDLNETAKKQGLMNDDEFQAILDGVNQRQDDTATMVEDLDLTSRAVGEEEPELETPQTEVGESDEHIEEESVPRAEVPEPVAHPVTKPKAVKRKLVLKRYPRAERPKPERVSQRCLGKWASSKVNPNTEADPVEILSDEERATPTKPGEEFLPTTDLADTARENEAISPTLSGQGEEADGMEPKEEKDEDDGEETRYQEERKRKGKALMEKKPSVKRQRTANTSVVITEAVQRTPPSRREQSDSEYAISEESNSDSDISLENEECSEQQLPRDHWELVHPGREIAVPALEAIPTGRSAAHPGRQDQEQRQERLEKAVEELAEENRQARAELARLTNMMEGILKELGTGKLVREAGPNGHGGRTNEPRVSEQVVPETEEAEHKEEEEQEESEEEPSENEEGDLEEPPAPVPAPRRSRRNA, encoded by the exons atgggaaagaaagcatggGCAAAGAAAATCAAGCCCACTTcaacccgcagggaagaaactccagaatcaccaccgccGCGGGAAGGACGGTCGTCGAGCCCACAACCAGAACCGCAACTACCGGAGCCGACTCCTCAGGCGCCAACAATGGTCTCCTTGGAAGCAATGGCGGAATTCCTTCGACAACAGGACCCTAATAGAGATTGGgcggcggcgctggccggttttAGTCAAATCAGGGGAAAATGGAGCATGACCGGAGAAACCCCATCTGAACCGATTGTGCAATCCACGGTACAACCACCCAGCTCCATTCCGACTTCCTCCGAAATTTCACCAGGAAGAGAATCTCCCCCAATTATCGCACCGCCTGAGTCTGCGGATccctcccaaactccacaaCAGAGTGATTCGATGGAGGTTGACCCCATCTCCGCCCATTACGATTCCGACGCAGAAGAACGTGAAGCGAGAAGAAGAGAGGAGGAAAAGGGCCAGAAGGGAGGCGATGAACCAGAGAAAACGCCAACAGCGGAACCCATTCCTCATGAAGCAGCGAGGGAAGAGATAGATTTGAATGAGACGGCCAAGAAACAAGGCTTAATGAATGATGACGAATTTCAGGCAATTTTGGATGGAGTGAATCAAAGGCAAGATGATACTGCCACGATGGTTGAGGATTTGGACCTCACATCTAGGGCAGTAGGGGAGGAAGAGCCAGAGTTAGAAACTCCCCAGACAGAGGTGGGGGAGAGTGATGAGCATATTGAGGAAGAGTCAGTACCAAGAGCGGAGGTACCAGAACCAGTAGCACATCCGGTGACGAAACCAAAGGCAGTgaagaggaagttggtgttgaagcgCTATCCGAGGGCAGAGAGGCCGAAGCCAGAGAGGGTATCACAAAGATGTCTCGGAAAGTGGGCATCTAGCAAGGTGAATCcaaacacagaggcagatccggtggagatcttgagtgatgaGGAAAGGgctactcccacaaaacctggggaggagtttTTACCTACTACTGACTTAGCGGATACTGCAAGGGAAAACGAAGCGATCTCTCCAACGCTGAGTGGCCAAGgggaagaggctgacgggatg GAACCCAAAGAAGAGAAAGATGAGGATGATGGAGAGGAAACTAGATATCAGGAAGAAAGGAAGCGAAAAGGGAAAGCTCTTATGGAGAAGAAACCCAGTGTCAAGAGGCAGCGCACAGCAAATACAAGCGTAGTCATAACTGAAGCCGTTCAGAGAACCCCACCAAGCCGCAGGGAACagagtgatagcgaatacgctaTCAGTGAAGAGTCGAACTCAGATAGCGACATATCCTTGGAGAATGAGGAGTGTAGTGAGCAACAACTCCCGCGCGATCATTGGGAGCTAGTGCATCCCGGTAGAGAGATTGCGGTACCGGCGCTG GAggctataccgactgggagatctgcagcacatccgggGAGACAAGATCAAGAGCAGAGACAGGAGAGGCTAGAGAAGgcagtggaagagttggcggaAGAAAATCGACAAGCTAGGGCAGAGTTGGCTCGCCTGACTAACatgatggaaggaatcttgaaGGAGTTGGGAACGGGGAAGCTAGTGAGAGAAGCCGGACCGAATGGCCACGGAGGCCgaactaatgaaccacgagtatcagagcAGGTAGTACCCGAGACAGAAGAAGCAGAgcacaaagaagaagaagaacaagagGAATCTGAGGAAGAACCATCCGAAAACGAGGAAGGGGATTTGgaggaaccacctgcaccagtCCCTGCAccgaggaggagcaggagaaacgcgtga